The sequence GCGGTGCATCCATCTCTTCTGGTATCTCCAATCCCATCAATTTAAGGACCGTAGGTGCAACATTATTCAACCCGCACCCCTCTTTCACTTCTGTTACACCTTCAGCGATAACAAAACACCATACTTCACCTACCGTATGGTTGGTCAAGATATGTCCTTCACTGTCTCTCATCTCTTCACAGTTCCCATGATCAGAAGTAAGTACCACGGCATAACCATCCTCTTTTGCTTTACTGAGTATCAACCCCAGTTCCGTGTCCACGGCATGGACTGCCTGGCGTGCTGCTTCATAGTTACCCGTATGACCTACCATATCTCCATTGGCAAAATTCACTACGATAAGATCATAAGACTCATCCATCGCCGTACGTACGGCTTCACCTACCTCTGGTGCAGACATCTCTGGTTTCATATCATAGGTTTTCACATCAGGGCTAGGGATGAGTACTCTGCTCTCTCCTACCATAGGCTCTTCCACACCGCCATTTAGAAAGAAGGTCACATGGGCATACTTTTCTGTTTCTGCTGTATGAAGTTGTCTCAGTCCTGCATCACTGACCACTTCTGCCAAGGTATGTTTCGGTGTCTCTTTAGGGAAAAGTATCGGGTAAGGAAATGTTGCATCATATTTTGTCATCGTTGCGATATTGAGCGGTATATCCTTGCATGCAAACTCATCAAAATGTGCATCTCCCAAAGCTGTTGTGATCTCCCGTACCCTGTCTGAACGGAAATTCGTCACAAGAACTACATCATCCTCTTCCATCCCACCATATGCTCCAAAGGCAACAGGTTCCATAAACTCATCGGTTTCATTCTTTGCATAACTCGCATCAATATACGCTTCCGGGCTTAGTGATGTTGACGGTGCAGCCTCGGCAATAGCACGATACCCTTTTTCGACTCTCTCCCAACGGTTATCACGATCCATCGTAAAGAATCGGCCGCCTATGGTCGCGATGGAGATATCATCATCACAGATCTCTTCTATTTGACTCACATAGGTTTTAGCTGAAGTAGGACTCACATCTCTACCATCTGTGATCAAATGTAAAAAGACATTTTTCCCTCTGTTTTTTGCAAGTTTTGCCAATCCGATCGTATGTTCTATATGGGAGTGCACGCCTCCATCACTCAGCAAACCTATCAAATGCACACGGTCACTCTTTCCTAAAATATCATTGAGTGCTTGGTTTTTTTCTATACTTCCATCTTCAAGTGCCAAAGAGATCTTGACCAGGTCCTGGTACAAAATACGACCAGAGCCTATGGTCATATGCCCTACTTCAGAGTTTCCCATCTGTCCTTCAGGCAGTCCTACGCTCAAACCATGTGTAGAGATAAGTGCTCTTGGTGCTGTTTCAAAAAGTCTATCATAGGTAGGTTTTGTAGCGTCTTTAAATGCATTACATGTACTGTCAGGCTTACACCCGATACCATCGGTGATGATCAAAACTGTTTTTTGTTTCATATTTTTTCTTTTCGTAGTATTTAATTGAAATAATAGTAAAATAAACTTTCTTAAATCTTTAATACAAAATTTTAAACGAAAGTTGACCATGCTATACGAACTCTCCCAACTCTTAGATATTAATCTTTTCGGATACATCTCAGTACGTGCAGGCGTTGCATTTTTCCTCGCTTTTATGCTGACACTCTTTATCATGCCAAAATACCTTGCCTGGGCTATCTCAAAAAAAGCAAACCAACCCATCAGCAAATATGTCCCTGCACATGAAGGAAAACGTCATACGCCGACCATGGGGGGTGCAATATTCCTGGTCTCTACACTCATTGCTGCCTTACTTACGGTAGATCTATCCAACATTTACATACTTGGCGGCCTTATCACGCTCATAGGTTTTGGTTTGGTCGGGTTTAAAGATGACCTGGGAAAAGTACTTGCGGGGGACAACCTGCAAGGCCTAACACCGAAGGGAAAAATGGGATTACAGATCATCGTTGCAGCAGCTGCTACAGGCCTGCTTCTCTACGGAGGATTCCCTACAGAATTCTATATACCGTTTCTTAAAACACCTCTTTTTGATCTAGGGTATGCAGCCATTCCTTTTTGGGTACTTGTCTTCTTAGCTACGACCAATGCTGTCAACCTTACCGATGGGCTTGATGGACTGGCAACGGTACCCTCTATCATTGCATTGGTTTCACTCGGGCTGATCATCTATGTGACAGGCCATGCCATATTCAGTGAGTATCTGCTGGTTCCGAACATCAAAGGTGTGGGGGAAGTGATGATCCTTGCTGCCGCGCTTATCGGTGGTCTGTTTGGTTTCTTATGGTACAACTGCTACCCTGCAGAGATCTTCATGGGAGATACCGGCAGTCTTGCTATCGGTGGTTTTTTGGCCTATCTTGCCATTTTAGGAAAAAGTGAGATCCTGCTTATCCTCATCGGTATCATCTTTGTCATTGAAACCGTCTCGGTGATACTACAGGTGGGAAGCTTCAAACTGCGTGGGAAACGTGTCTTCCTCATGGCGCCTATTCATCACCATTTTGAACTCAAAAAATGGGCGGAAAACAAGATCATCATCCGTTTCTGGATGATCTCATTCATTGCAAACATACTTGCACTCATCTCCTTTAAGTTCAGATAATATGGAAAAGACAAAGCCCACACTCTTCGGCTACGGCCTCACTACCAAAGCGATCGCTAAAAAACTAGGCGGCGGATGTACTTTTTTCGATGACAATGTCACAGAAGCCTATACTGACGAAGCAGGGAATCAGATCCTTCC is a genomic window of Sulfurovum sp. XGS-02 containing:
- the mraY gene encoding phospho-N-acetylmuramoyl-pentapeptide-transferase, coding for MLYELSQLLDINLFGYISVRAGVAFFLAFMLTLFIMPKYLAWAISKKANQPISKYVPAHEGKRHTPTMGGAIFLVSTLIAALLTVDLSNIYILGGLITLIGFGLVGFKDDLGKVLAGDNLQGLTPKGKMGLQIIVAAAATGLLLYGGFPTEFYIPFLKTPLFDLGYAAIPFWVLVFLATTNAVNLTDGLDGLATVPSIIALVSLGLIIYVTGHAIFSEYLLVPNIKGVGEVMILAAALIGGLFGFLWYNCYPAEIFMGDTGSLAIGGFLAYLAILGKSEILLILIGIIFVIETVSVILQVGSFKLRGKRVFLMAPIHHHFELKKWAENKIIIRFWMISFIANILALISFKFR
- the gpmI gene encoding 2,3-bisphosphoglycerate-independent phosphoglycerate mutase gives rise to the protein MKQKTVLIITDGIGCKPDSTCNAFKDATKPTYDRLFETAPRALISTHGLSVGLPEGQMGNSEVGHMTIGSGRILYQDLVKISLALEDGSIEKNQALNDILGKSDRVHLIGLLSDGGVHSHIEHTIGLAKLAKNRGKNVFLHLITDGRDVSPTSAKTYVSQIEEICDDDISIATIGGRFFTMDRDNRWERVEKGYRAIAEAAPSTSLSPEAYIDASYAKNETDEFMEPVAFGAYGGMEEDDVVLVTNFRSDRVREITTALGDAHFDEFACKDIPLNIATMTKYDATFPYPILFPKETPKHTLAEVVSDAGLRQLHTAETEKYAHVTFFLNGGVEEPMVGESRVLIPSPDVKTYDMKPEMSAPEVGEAVRTAMDESYDLIVVNFANGDMVGHTGNYEAARQAVHAVDTELGLILSKAKEDGYAVVLTSDHGNCEEMRDSEGHILTNHTVGEVWCFVIAEGVTEVKEGCGLNNVAPTVLKLMGLEIPEEMDAPLI